The DNA region CATTATAACAATCTCTGGTGAGAAATTTGCACGAGAACTTATTTGGCAACCTGCTGCCGGGATGTGGCTATCATCTTTTATTTTGCTACCACTTGGTGCTTTTCTCTCATATAAAGCAACCACTGATTCTGTAATTATGAATCCTGATTTCTATACAGAATCCTTTAAAAAAATCCTACTTCTTTATAAGAAAATCCATAGGAAAATTATCGGTTTAAAGCCAACCCTCCCTAAATAAATAGATGAACATCCTGATTTTAGCCAACAAGCCTCCTTTCCCAGCCAAAGATGGAAGTTCCCTAGCTACACTCAACATGGCAAAAGGGCTTGCTAAAGTCGGTAATAAAGTTACTATTCTTGCAATTTCTACACCTAAACATCAATGTGAGCCCGAATGGATTCCAAAGGAAATAAAAGACTTAATCAATATCAAACTAATACATATTAACACAAGGATTAACCCTTTTAAGGGCATTCTGAATCTGTTTTTTTCTAGTTTACCATATAATATTGAGCGTTTCAGTAATAAAAATTACAGCATAGCACTTAAAGATATTATTAATAGCAATAAATTTGATATTATTCAACTTGAAGGGCTTTATCTTGTAACCTACCTTTTAGAAGTACAAAAGCTAACAAAAGCACCTATTGTTTATAGATCTCACAATATCGAACACGAAATTTGGGAGAGAATATCAAAAAACGAAAAAAATTGGATAAAGACTAAGTATTTCTCTTTGCTTTCGAAGCGAATTCTTAGAATGGAAATCTCAATATCGGCTCAAGTAAATGCTTTGGTTGCCATTTCTCAACGCGATGAGCAATGGTTTAAAGCAAATGACTTTAGCAAACCTACCATTTCTATACCAATGGGCTATACTAAACCTGAATTAATTAATTCTACTGGTTTAGCTAATAGTGATATTTGTTTCATAGGCTCGTTAGATTGGATTCCAAACCAAGAAGGTTTATATTGGTTCTTAAACAATGTTTGGCCAAGAATACTTAATGAATGTCCCAGCGTATCTTTCCATATTGCAGGTAGGAATACCTCAAAATCAATTGTTGAAAGATTAAAAAAGGAAAAAAGTGTAATCTTTCATGGCGAAGTGGAAAGTGCAACCGAATACCTTAGTAGATACTCCCTTCTAGCAGTTCCAATCCTATCAGGAAGTGGAATGAGGGTGAAAATTGTTGAAGGAATGATGCTAGGGAATGTAATTGTTACCACTTCCATTGGACTCGAGGGAATATCTGCAACGAATAGAGAACAAGTTATTATTGCCGATGAACCTAAGGATTTTGCAGAAGCAATTATCGAATTGATTCGTATTCCGGCATTAAAGAATAGTATTGCAAAAAAAGCTCGTATTTTTGCAACCGATAATTTTGATACCTCTGCATTAGCAGAAAAGTTGGAAGCTTTTTACAAAAAACTTATTTAAAGGTGGTCAAGTTTATTTTTTGGTTATTCATTGGATTACTCATCTATAGCTATATTGGTTATACAATAATCATACTGTTTATATCTTTTATCAAGAAATTTTTCCCTTCAAATAGAGGCAGCAATAAGGAGAACTCAGCATCTAAATTTCCTGAGGTAACAATAATTATTGCCGCATACAATGAAGAGAAAAACGTTGACGAAAAAGTTAAGAATACCTTTCAACAGGACTACCCTCATGATAAAATAACACAGGTTTGGGTTAATGACTGTTCATTTGATAAAACTAAGGATCTGGTAGCAGAATACCCGAATGTTACCCTTTTAAATCAAATCGAACGACAAGGGAAAGTTGCTGCAATAAATTTTGCAATGCAGTACGTTAAAACACCTATCGTTATTTTTTCGGATGCAAATGCCATGCTTTCAGCAGAAGCTATCAATAATATAGTTAAACCCTTCTCCAATCCTAAGGTTGGTTGTGTTGCTGGAGAAAAAAGAATCCTAATGAACCCCATTGAGAACGCTGCTGCCACAGGTGAAGGAATTTACTGGAAATACGAATCTTTTATCAAGCAAATAGAATCAACCTGTGGTTCTACACTTAGCGCAACTGGGGAACTTTATGCAATTCGAACTGAATTATTTGAAGAGGTTAAAAAAGATACCATACTCGATGATTTTATTATTTCAACCCATGTAATTAAAAAAGGATATTTGGTAAAGTATGTACCTGATGCCTATGCTTGCGAAAAAGCCTCTGCAAATATTAATGAGGAAAAAAAGAGAAAAATTCGAATTGCAGCAGGAAGTTTTCAAGCACTTTTTAGAAGTATGGAGTTATTAAACCCACTTAAGCATCCTCTTTTCTCGTTCCAATTTTTTTCACACAAAATCTTAAGATGGTTTGTACTACCTATTTCCCTCCTGTTGCTGCCCATATTAAACGTGTTAATTCTCCTTTTATACAGTCAATCCACTATATATCAAGCAATTCTCATAATTCAGATATTCGTATTATTAATGATTTTTTCGGGTTGGCTATTTAAAGATAAACAAATATCAACAAAATGGGTGTTTCTTCCTTTTTACCTTTTCATGATGAACATTTCAATTGTGCAAGGGTTTATTCGCTATGTTAATGGGAAACAAAATGTAAAATGGGATAAATCCTTAAGACAAACCTGACAAATGTTATGTATAGTTTTCAGTTCAATATGCTATTTTTGCATCAATTAAAAACAAAAATATAGATGAGCATCAAACAACAAAGCAACACCGAATTCAAGCTTAACACAATATCTGAAGCACTTGAAGAACTTAAGGCAGGTAAAGTTATTATTGTTGTTGATGATGAAGATCGGGAAAACGAGGGGGACTTTATTGTAGCCGCAGAACTTATTACTCCTGAGATAGTTAATTTTATGGCCAGATATGGCCGAGGACTAATTTGTGCTCCAATTCCCGAAAATCGTTGCGTTGAACTCGACCTAGGATTAATGGTTGGTAATAATACAGCACTTCACCAAACTCCTTTTACTGTCTCAGTTGATTTAATTGGACAAGGTTGTACAACAGGAATATCTGCATCTGATAGGGCAAAAACCATAAAAGCTCTGGTTGATCCAACAACAAAACCAGAAGATTTGGGTAGACCTGGGCATATATTCCCATTAAAGGCAAGAGAAAAAGGGGTACTCAGAAGAGCTGGTCATACCGAAGCGGTTGTGGATCTCACTCGCTTGGCAGGATTAAACCCTGGAGGAGCCTTAGTCGAAATCATGAATGATGATGGCTCGATGGCTCGATTACCAGAACTTATTCAAATAGCCAAACAGTTTAATTTAAAGATAGTATCAATAAAGGATTTAATTGCATACCGTTTACAATTTGACAGCATTATTGAAGTAGGATCAAAGATTAAACTTCCAACCGCCTACGGTGATTTTGATCTAATCGCTTTTAGACAAAAATCGAATGGGTTGGAACATGTTGCTCTTATAAAAGGAACATGGGATTTAGATGAACCCGTATTAGTAAGAGTGCATTCATCGTGCGTTACTGGGGATATCTTTGGTTCATATCGATGCGATTGCGGTACTCAACTCCACCATGCGATGAGTATGATTGAAAAAGAAGGTAAGGGTGTTCTTGTATACATGAATCAAGAAGGAAGGGGAATTGGTTTATTCAATAAAATTCACTCTTATAAACTACAAGAAGAAGGTTTAGATACTGTAGAGGCCAACATTGAACTTGGTTTCGAACCCGATGAGCGAGATTACGGAATTGGAGCAAGTATCCTTCGTGAGATTGGTATTCATAAAATGAAACTCATCTCAAATAATCCTGTTAAACGAAAAGGGCTGGAGGGATATGGTTTAAAGGTAACAGAAAATATTTCTCTCGAAATAGACTCTAACCCACATAACGAATTTTATCTTAGAACAAAACGAGATAAAATGGGTCACATACTACTACTCAAACCAAATAATGGTAAGCATTAATATCATTTAACTTGATAATGACCAAAGATATCAGGATAGTATATATGGGTACACCCGATTTTGCGGTTGCGCCATTAAAAACTCTAGTTGATGCTGGTTATAATATTGTTTGTGTTGTTACAGTGCCGGATAAACCCGCTGGCAGAGGTCAAAAAGTTCAATCCTCTCCGGTAAAAATCTATGCGCAAGAGAAAGGTTTAAAAATACTACAACCCGAAAAACTAAAGAATCCTGACTTTACTAGTGAATTTAACTCATTAAGTCCCGATATAGCCGTAGTTGTTGCATTCAGAATGTTACCAAAATCAATTTGGTCGGTACCTAAACTGGGAACATTTAACCTACACGCCTCTCTTTTACCCCAATATAGAGGGGCTGCTCCAATAAATTGGGCAATTATCTATGGTGAGAAGAAAACTGGCGTTACCACTTTTATTATTGATAAAGAGATTGATACTGGAAATATTATTTACAGGGAAGAGGTAAATATTGATACGAATGATACTGCCGGGGATATTCACGATAAACTAATGGTTATCGGAGCTGAACTGGTTCTAAAAACGGTTCAAGCCATTACTGAAAAAAAGGTTAAACCAATTGCTCAACAACTATATCTTCAGGATAGCGAGCAGGTCAAATCTGCACCAAAGATTTTCAGAGAAACTTGTCGTATCGATTGGACGAAAACAGTATCTGATGTTCATAATTTTATCAGGGGCTTAAGTCCTTACCCAGGCGCTTGGACAGAGTTAATATTTGAAGATGGGACTGCGGTTCAAACTAAAATATTGAAATCAATTCAAATCGAAAAAAATCACCAACATACAAGCGGATTAATTTTAATCGAAGGGAAAAACGCACTTAATGTTGCCTGTAATAATGGCTTTGTTAGTATAATCGAAATGCAACTGGCTGGCAAACGCCCTATGAAAACCAATGAATTTCTGAACGGGCTTAGAAATGTTGCACCAATTAAAATGATTTGAATTCGAAATATTCCTGACTTAAGCTTTATTTGCGATTTACTTATCCTTAGGCTTACGTTTCCTTAATTGAATTACTTGTCCTACCTCAAGCTGCTCTCCTATTTTCATCCTATTCTTACGGTATAAACTTTTTTGCTTAATCCCATACAATTGAGAGATTGAATACATGGTTTCGCCCTTTTCAACAACATGCACTGAGTGGTTTATTTCGGCTCTGCATCGTTTTGGTTGAATGTAAATCTCCTGTCCCTCCTTTAATGCAGAATCCCTATTTAATTCATTGTATTTAGCTAACTGCCATGGCAGCAATTCAAGTTCTTTAGTTAAACTTGCGTAATCATCACCCTTCCTTACTATGATATACTTTATCCTATTACGAGTGAATATTTTTCGGTGCTTATTCATGTCAATTACAAAGTGGTCGATATCAACCAAATCCCCCATACCCTTAGTTGGTGATTCAACTTCAACGGAAATACCCTTATCATATATATATAAACTATTATCTTCTATAATCTTTATAAGCATTTCTGCATAATGTGGGTTTGTGGCATAGCCTGCCTTCTTGAGTCCATAAGCCCATCCCTTATAATCGGTTGGATCGAGATCAAATAAAAGAGAGTACCTGCGTGCACCCCTCAAAAAATCTGAATGATCTTTGTATGATGTTTCTGGATTACTATATTTTCTAAAACACTCATTACGCATATCGTCATCCATATAAATAGTAGAACCAGACCATGTATTATGGCATTTAATCCCAAAATGATTATTCGCTTTTATTGCCAATTTGCTATTCCCATTATCGCTTTCCAATAGTCCTTGAGCTAGAATAATACTAGCAGGCACTCCTTTCGTTTTCATTTGATAAATGGCAATATTCTTATAATTATCGATATATTCTTCACGTGTTAACTTCTTTTGAGCAATAGTCAAAACTGGAAAAACTAATAGGAGAATCAATAGGTTAATCAACTTCATAATTTATATTTTACTTTGCAAAAGTATTAAAATGTTGGTCAAATTGTATTATTTTTCTTAATTCATAGAACATGCGGAAAATCAGCTGGAATATTCCAAGTATTTAATACATTTGGTGGTGATTATTTGCTTATTAAAAGAAACTGACCGATGAAAGCAGTCAAAGAATCAGGATTTAAATTTATTGAATATTCTAATAAAGGCGAACTTAACCCAGAAGATATTCGATTAGTCGACTTGGCTATAGATGCTCAAAAAACAAGTTATTCCCCTTACTCTAAGTTTAAAGTTGGAGCAGCCCTTTTATTGGAAAATGGAGAAATAATTCAAGGGAGTAACCAAGAAAACGGTGCGTATCCATCAGGGCTTTGTGCTGAAAGAGTTGCAATTTTCTATGCTGGGGCAAAATACCCTGGTATTCCTATAAAAACAATCGCAATAACCGCTAGTTTTAATAATCAACTAACTATCGATCCCATTCCGCCTTGCGGTGCTTGTCGTCAGGTGATGATTGAATCAAGAAATATTGGGAAAAAACCAATAAAGGTAATAATGGTGGGTAGTCAAAAGATTTACGAAGTTGAAGATGTTTCTTTTCTACTTCCATTTAATTTTTCCAACGTTAACGATGCTGTTAAGTAAAGTTTTTTAGAACAAAACTCCTGTTTATTAAATTGTTGACCGGTTATAAATTAAGCCTTTAGAGGTTGTTTTTTATATTAGAAAGGTATCTAACAACCTCAACAAATAATTGCTACAAGGCCAAAAATTCTTTCCAAAGAACATCCTCTGGGGTTTGTGCAACAATTTCAATAAATTCCCCGCTAACTGGATGGATAAAACTTACCAACCTTGAATGAAGATGAATACCCCCATCAGGGTTTGATCGAGGAAAGCCGTACTTTAGATCGCCCTTAATTGGGCATCCAATCTTTGCAAGTTGGCTTCTTATTTGGTGATGTCTACCCGTTAAAAGTTCTATTTCAAGTAGAAAGTAATTGCTTGTTTTTCCTAGCACTTTATAAATAAGCTTAGCCTCCTTCGATTCGGGTTTAACCGTATCAAATACGTAGGACTTATTTTGCTTGGTGTTTCTTAATAAATAGTGGGTTAAAGTATCACTCTCTTTGGGAGGAATACTTTTTACAACTGCCCAATAGATTTTTTTTACCTGTCCATCATGAAAAAGCTTATTCATTCTAGGTAAAACCTTACTAGTTTTCGCAAAAAGCACCGCCCCACTAACAGGTCTGTCAATTCGATGAATCACCTCAAGGTAAACATTCCCCGGTTTTTTGTCGCGAAGTTTAATAACCGACTTTATCTGCTCAATTAGTGGTTCATCGCCAGTTTTATCACTTTGAACAATATCATGATTAGTCTTATTTACGGCAATAATATGGTTATCCTCATAAAGGATACGGTCAGGTGTAAAATTCATAAGAATTATTAAGGCTAATATTGTTCTTTTTCATTAGGAAAATCGGAATTCTTAACATCATTTATATATGACTGAAAAGCACCTAGCATCTCTGCATAAAGGTTATGGTAGCGCCTTAAAAATCTTGGAGAAAATTCTTGAGTAATTCCAAGCATATCATGAGTTACAAGTACTTGACCATCTACACCATTGCCAGCACCAATACCTATTACTGGAATTTTTAAATCACGAGCAACTTTAGCACCTAATTTTGCAGGTATTTTTTCAAGAACGATTGAGAAGCAGCCTGTTTCCTGAAGGATTTGAGCATCTTCAACCAGTTTATCCGCCTCATCCTCATCCTTTGCACGAACAACATAAGTTCCAAATTTATGAATTGATTGCGGCGTAAGACCAAGATGTCCCATAACAGGAATACCTGCGGAAAGTATACGAGATACAGATTCAACTATTTCCCTTCCTCCTTCAAGTTTTACAGCATCAGCACCGCTCTCCTTCATTATACGTATTGCTGAGTTTAAGGCTAATTTCGAATTACCCTGATATGATCCAAACGGCATATCAACAACTATCAATGCTCTTTTAATTGCACGCACTACAGAAGATGCGTGATATATCATCTGATCAAGGGTAATCGGTAGTGTCGATTCATAACCTGCCATTACATTGGATGCGGAGTCCCCAACTAGAATCACATCAATACCAGCAGCATCAAGTATTCTTGCCATTGAAAAATCATAAGCCGTTAGCATTGATATTTTTTCCCCTCTATGTTTCATTTCACCCAACACGTGAGTTGTAACAATTCGAGCTTTACCTTCGATTGACATATTTTAATATTTATAAAGATTTCACATTAAAAACTTCAAATTTAAGGCAATAATTTAATTTACTCTCAAATGATCAAAGTCTTTATATTTTTTTTGCAAAATCAACAATATGACGAATTGGCAGCAATACATATAAAACAATGATTTTTAATAATTTATAATAATTATAAGCCTGACGGATATTAAATAAACTGACAATTACATCTTTTTAATAGTAGAAATTATGCCACAATTACTTAGAATTAGGCAATATATAAGGTTGGCATAATGATTGAAGTTACATGCAAACATAATTTAGAATTAACAAAAAACTCAATAGAAATGGGCAAAATAATTGGAATAGATTTAGGAACAACCAATTCATGTGTTTCTGTAATGGAGGGTAACGAACCTGTCGTAATTGCGAATAGCGAGGGGAAAAGAACAACTCCTTCTGTAGTCGGATTTGTTGAAAATGGCGAACGTAAAGTCGGCGATCCAGCCAAAAGACAAGCGATTACAAATCCTAAAAAAACTATTTTTTCTATAAAACGTTTTATGGGAGAAACCTTTGATAAGGTTACCCTTGAGGTACAACGAGTACCCTACCAAGTAGTAAAAGGAGACAACAACACCCCTAGAGTAGTTATTGACGATCGTAAGTACACCCCTCAGGAGATTTCAGCTATGGTTCTTCAAAAGATGAAGAAAACAGCGGAAGACTATCTTGGTCAAGAAGTTACTGAAGCAGTAATTACTGTTCCAGCATATTTTAGTGATTCACAACGTCAGGCTACAAAAGAGGCTGGAGAAATTGCAGGTTTAAAAGTAAGACGTATTATTAACGAACCTACTGCCGCAGCTTTGGCATACGGCCTTGACAAAAAGTCTACAGATCTTAAGATAGCTGTTTTTGACTTAGGTGGTGGAACATTCGATATTTCAATACTTGAACTAGGTGAAGGTGTTTTTGAGGTTAAATCGACCAATGGGGACACTCACCTTGGAGGTGACGACTTTGACCATGTCCTAGTTGACTGGTTGGCAGAAGAGTTTAAAAAGGATGAAGGTCTTGATTTGCGAAAAGACCCTATGGCGTTACAAAGATTAAAAGAAGCTGCTGAGAAAGCTAAAATTGAACTCTCGAGCACAACTTCTACTGAAATTAATCTACCCTATATCATGCCCGTTAATGGCATTCCTAAACACTTAGTAAGAACTTTAACAAGAGCAAACTTTGAAAAACTATGCGATCAATTAATTCAACGAACAGTTGAACCTTGCCGCAAAGCCCTTAGTGATGCAGGTTTGCAAACATCAGAGATTAATGAAGTTATTCTCGTTGGTGGTTCAACAAGAATTCCTGCAATTCAGCAGTTAGTTGAGAAATTCTTTGGTAGAGTTCCTAATAGGAGTGTAAACCCTGATGAGGTAGTTGCAGTTGGAGCAGCAATTCAAGG from Bacteroidales bacterium includes:
- the panB gene encoding 3-methyl-2-oxobutanoate hydroxymethyltransferase, encoding MSIEGKARIVTTHVLGEMKHRGEKISMLTAYDFSMARILDAAGIDVILVGDSASNVMAGYESTLPITLDQMIYHASSVVRAIKRALIVVDMPFGSYQGNSKLALNSAIRIMKESGADAVKLEGGREIVESVSRILSAGIPVMGHLGLTPQSIHKFGTYVVRAKDEDEADKLVEDAQILQETGCFSIVLEKIPAKLGAKVARDLKIPVIGIGAGNGVDGQVLVTHDMLGITQEFSPRFLRRYHNLYAEMLGAFQSYINDVKNSDFPNEKEQY
- the dnaK gene encoding molecular chaperone DnaK, producing the protein MGKIIGIDLGTTNSCVSVMEGNEPVVIANSEGKRTTPSVVGFVENGERKVGDPAKRQAITNPKKTIFSIKRFMGETFDKVTLEVQRVPYQVVKGDNNTPRVVIDDRKYTPQEISAMVLQKMKKTAEDYLGQEVTEAVITVPAYFSDSQRQATKEAGEIAGLKVRRIINEPTAAALAYGLDKKSTDLKIAVFDLGGGTFDISILELGEGVFEVKSTNGDTHLGGDDFDHVLVDWLAEEFKKDEGLDLRKDPMALQRLKEAAEKAKIELSSTTSTEINLPYIMPVNGIPKHLVRTLTRANFEKLCDQLIQRTVEPCRKALSDAGLQTSEINEVILVGGSTRIPAIQQLVEKFFGRVPNRSVNPDEVVAVGAAIQGGVLTGEVKDVLLLDVTPLSLGIETMGSVFTRLIDANTTIPTRKSETFTTAADNQPTVEIHVLQGERPLAKDNKTIGRFNLDGLPPAPRGVPQIEVTFDIDANGILHVSAKDKGTGKEQRIRIEASSGLTDSEIKRMRDEAKANEESDKKEKERIDKLNAADSLIFQTEKQLKEFGDKIPADKKTPIEQALTKLKEAHKSQDIPAIETASEELTKVWQTASEELYKNTQGPSQEGGQTPPSDSSSSNNGEKNKEVTDVDFEEVK
- a CDS encoding bifunctional 3,4-dihydroxy-2-butanone-4-phosphate synthase/GTP cyclohydrolase II yields the protein MSIKQQSNTEFKLNTISEALEELKAGKVIIVVDDEDRENEGDFIVAAELITPEIVNFMARYGRGLICAPIPENRCVELDLGLMVGNNTALHQTPFTVSVDLIGQGCTTGISASDRAKTIKALVDPTTKPEDLGRPGHIFPLKAREKGVLRRAGHTEAVVDLTRLAGLNPGGALVEIMNDDGSMARLPELIQIAKQFNLKIVSIKDLIAYRLQFDSIIEVGSKIKLPTAYGDFDLIAFRQKSNGLEHVALIKGTWDLDEPVLVRVHSSCVTGDIFGSYRCDCGTQLHHAMSMIEKEGKGVLVYMNQEGRGIGLFNKIHSYKLQEEGLDTVEANIELGFEPDERDYGIGASILREIGIHKMKLISNNPVKRKGLEGYGLKVTENISLEIDSNPHNEFYLRTKRDKMGHILLLKPNNGKH
- a CDS encoding glycosyltransferase family 2 protein encodes the protein MVKFIFWLFIGLLIYSYIGYTIIILFISFIKKFFPSNRGSNKENSASKFPEVTIIIAAYNEEKNVDEKVKNTFQQDYPHDKITQVWVNDCSFDKTKDLVAEYPNVTLLNQIERQGKVAAINFAMQYVKTPIVIFSDANAMLSAEAINNIVKPFSNPKVGCVAGEKRILMNPIENAAATGEGIYWKYESFIKQIESTCGSTLSATGELYAIRTELFEEVKKDTILDDFIISTHVIKKGYLVKYVPDAYACEKASANINEEKKRKIRIAAGSFQALFRSMELLNPLKHPLFSFQFFSHKILRWFVLPISLLLLPILNVLILLLYSQSTIYQAILIIQIFVLLMIFSGWLFKDKQISTKWVFLPFYLFMMNISIVQGFIRYVNGKQNVKWDKSLRQT
- a CDS encoding RNA pseudouridine synthase → MNFTPDRILYEDNHIIAVNKTNHDIVQSDKTGDEPLIEQIKSVIKLRDKKPGNVYLEVIHRIDRPVSGAVLFAKTSKVLPRMNKLFHDGQVKKIYWAVVKSIPPKESDTLTHYLLRNTKQNKSYVFDTVKPESKEAKLIYKVLGKTSNYFLLEIELLTGRHHQIRSQLAKIGCPIKGDLKYGFPRSNPDGGIHLHSRLVSFIHPVSGEFIEIVAQTPEDVLWKEFLAL
- a CDS encoding methionyl-tRNA formyltransferase yields the protein MMTKDIRIVYMGTPDFAVAPLKTLVDAGYNIVCVVTVPDKPAGRGQKVQSSPVKIYAQEKGLKILQPEKLKNPDFTSEFNSLSPDIAVVVAFRMLPKSIWSVPKLGTFNLHASLLPQYRGAAPINWAIIYGEKKTGVTTFIIDKEIDTGNIIYREEVNIDTNDTAGDIHDKLMVIGAELVLKTVQAITEKKVKPIAQQLYLQDSEQVKSAPKIFRETCRIDWTKTVSDVHNFIRGLSPYPGAWTELIFEDGTAVQTKILKSIQIEKNHQHTSGLILIEGKNALNVACNNGFVSIIEMQLAGKRPMKTNEFLNGLRNVAPIKMI
- the cdd gene encoding cytidine deaminase, producing the protein MKAVKESGFKFIEYSNKGELNPEDIRLVDLAIDAQKTSYSPYSKFKVGAALLLENGEIIQGSNQENGAYPSGLCAERVAIFYAGAKYPGIPIKTIAITASFNNQLTIDPIPPCGACRQVMIESRNIGKKPIKVIMVGSQKIYEVEDVSFLLPFNFSNVNDAVK
- a CDS encoding glycosyltransferase family 4 protein, giving the protein MNILILANKPPFPAKDGSSLATLNMAKGLAKVGNKVTILAISTPKHQCEPEWIPKEIKDLINIKLIHINTRINPFKGILNLFFSSLPYNIERFSNKNYSIALKDIINSNKFDIIQLEGLYLVTYLLEVQKLTKAPIVYRSHNIEHEIWERISKNEKNWIKTKYFSLLSKRILRMEISISAQVNALVAISQRDEQWFKANDFSKPTISIPMGYTKPELINSTGLANSDICFIGSLDWIPNQEGLYWFLNNVWPRILNECPSVSFHIAGRNTSKSIVERLKKEKSVIFHGEVESATEYLSRYSLLAVPILSGSGMRVKIVEGMMLGNVIVTTSIGLEGISATNREQVIIADEPKDFAEAIIELIRIPALKNSIAKKARIFATDNFDTSALAEKLEAFYKKLI